One window from the genome of Natronomonas pharaonis DSM 2160 encodes:
- a CDS encoding RNA-guided endonuclease TnpB family protein: MGEEATKTIQTRLHIASGERSWLHDARLASREIFNDTIRLTQRGYTRTEIQKEVDRDDFLRNNKCAVVGKALQTWDSYQSLKEWWENQDDPDGGEPTPPSTDKSGAYPLVMAHTEGYRLTVDDDTNRIQFRISPKPYKKVKGHLRGEPDVMEELRDALTSDELDVGQAELLYRDGVYYLHVTVTREFDVPEPDTADTLVGVDINERNVALTALDRETMRTKGTLVLDYGRVKQERQRYHTITKRCQEHGKTSIHHRLGDEEERFTEWVLHRLSRAVVEFAEQFSNPVIVFEDMSGIRDEIKYGTYMNRRLHKLPFHKFETFVSYKATWREIPTDTVDAYYNSQTCSCCGERGYRQGRRFRCTNDECDVVQDHADRNASVTIAWREKAKLDGNTTNYRTHKTQPQVRLVRLSGSGRVSRPTSSRSLAEQGVLAHG, from the coding sequence ATGGGTGAAGAAGCCACGAAGACGATTCAGACGCGCCTTCACATAGCGTCTGGCGAACGGTCGTGGCTTCACGACGCCCGCCTCGCATCACGCGAGATTTTCAACGACACTATCCGCCTCACACAACGGGGATACACGCGCACCGAGATACAGAAGGAGGTTGACCGCGACGACTTCTTGCGGAACAACAAGTGCGCGGTCGTCGGTAAAGCCCTCCAAACGTGGGACTCCTACCAGTCGCTCAAGGAGTGGTGGGAGAACCAAGACGACCCTGACGGCGGGGAGCCGACGCCACCGAGTACGGACAAATCTGGTGCATACCCGCTTGTGATGGCGCACACGGAAGGCTACCGCCTCACCGTTGACGACGACACGAACCGCATCCAGTTCCGCATCAGCCCGAAACCCTATAAGAAGGTGAAGGGTCATCTGCGCGGCGAGCCGGACGTGATGGAAGAACTTCGAGATGCCCTCACGTCGGACGAGCTGGATGTTGGGCAGGCCGAACTCCTGTACCGCGATGGCGTGTACTACCTACACGTCACGGTCACACGCGAGTTCGACGTGCCCGAACCCGACACCGCCGATACGCTGGTCGGCGTGGACATCAACGAGCGAAACGTCGCACTCACTGCCCTCGACCGCGAAACGATGCGGACGAAGGGGACGCTCGTCCTCGATTACGGACGAGTCAAACAGGAACGCCAACGCTACCACACGATTACGAAACGCTGTCAGGAACACGGCAAAACGAGCATCCACCACAGACTCGGTGACGAAGAAGAGCGATTCACCGAGTGGGTGTTGCATCGTCTTTCCCGCGCTGTCGTGGAGTTCGCAGAGCAATTCTCGAACCCGGTTATCGTGTTCGAGGATATGAGCGGTATCCGTGACGAAATCAAGTACGGGACGTATATGAACCGCCGGTTGCACAAACTGCCGTTCCACAAGTTCGAGACATTCGTCTCGTACAAGGCGACGTGGCGAGAGATTCCGACGGACACAGTAGATGCCTACTACAACTCCCAGACGTGTTCGTGCTGCGGTGAGCGTGGGTATCGGCAGGGACGGCGGTTCCGATGTACGAACGACGAGTGTGACGTGGTGCAAGACCACGCTGACCGCAATGCGTCGGTGACCATCGCATGGCGTGAGAAGGCGAAACTCGATGGGAACACAACGAATTACCGGACTCACAAAACCCAGCCACAGGTTCGGTTGGTGCGTCTGTCCGGGTCGGGGCGTGTAAGCCGCCCAACCTCATCCCGCTCGCTTGCCGAGCAGGGAGTGCTAGCGCACGGCTGA
- the tnpA gene encoding IS200/IS605-like element ISNph6 family transposase — protein MEEYRSHAHSVSSCKYHFVWCRKYRHQILNAVEDDVRELFDETADHFGHEILALEIADDHVHLFVQTDSKYSPANIARQFKSYSGKHLLERYPEIRESYFWGGGFWKVGYYVGTTGAVSEEVVERYIEETEHAPE, from the coding sequence ATGGAAGAATACCGTAGTCATGCACATTCAGTTAGTTCCTGCAAGTATCACTTCGTCTGGTGTCGCAAGTATCGCCATCAAATTCTCAACGCAGTTGAAGACGATGTTCGAGAATTGTTTGATGAGACTGCTGACCACTTCGGACACGAAATTCTGGCGTTGGAGATTGCGGACGACCACGTACACCTGTTCGTGCAAACAGACTCAAAGTACAGCCCTGCGAACATCGCTCGGCAGTTCAAGTCGTACTCTGGAAAGCACTTGCTGGAACGGTATCCCGAAATTCGAGAGTCGTATTTTTGGGGTGGCGGATTTTGGAAGGTCGGATACTACGTGGGAACGACGGGAGCAGTGTCGGAGGAAGTGGTTGAACGGTATATCGAAGAAACGGAACACGCGCCGGAGTGA
- a CDS encoding tyrosine-type recombinase/integrase, producing MNGDPLTREQTAAFRQAADQGDFVDRLLMVLLHTGLTATEFTHMHDNWLEPLPESVEAYQGDTPIIRIPTEADCRGIKLGTNLEIHQRTGRCGYCNDLGYEVWHPGQPDSDCRVRSIPIPDETTARTLYWWFARYDSTPISVNSLERRLSKLADRADIGRDVTSRDVRATYGTNLVRMGFSSEEIAKLMGLFHHISTREFFEAADEPVDWPEVVSDATILAAIAENEPVIKSDVGDLVGFSVTAGRKRANDLIDRGILKKVGERHEGHVHGTTYGIDPSVLKDEGYHEIAERYYKARLEQ from the coding sequence ATGAACGGCGATCCACTCACGCGGGAGCAAACGGCTGCATTCCGGCAAGCAGCTGATCAAGGCGACTTCGTTGACCGATTGCTGATGGTGTTGCTTCATACAGGCTTGACTGCGACTGAGTTCACGCATATGCACGATAACTGGCTCGAGCCGCTTCCTGAGTCAGTTGAGGCCTACCAAGGTGATACCCCAATAATTCGGATCCCCACAGAAGCAGACTGTCGGGGGATCAAGCTCGGGACGAACCTGGAGATTCATCAACGAACGGGTCGCTGTGGATATTGTAACGATCTTGGCTACGAAGTTTGGCATCCTGGCCAACCCGACAGTGATTGTCGTGTTCGAAGTATACCTATACCAGATGAGACGACGGCAAGAACCCTCTACTGGTGGTTTGCGAGATACGATTCGACGCCGATCAGTGTGAATAGTCTGGAAAGACGACTATCAAAGTTAGCGGATCGGGCTGATATCGGTCGTGATGTCACATCACGAGACGTTCGAGCGACCTACGGTACCAATCTCGTTCGGATGGGCTTCTCCTCGGAGGAGATTGCAAAACTGATGGGCTTATTCCATCATATATCCACTCGCGAGTTCTTCGAAGCAGCGGATGAGCCCGTTGACTGGCCTGAAGTAGTATCTGATGCGACTATTTTGGCTGCCATCGCCGAAAATGAGCCGGTGATAAAATCCGACGTCGGAGATCTTGTGGGCTTCAGCGTTACTGCAGGACGAAAACGAGCGAACGATCTCATCGATCGGGGTATCCTAAAGAAAGTCGGAGAGCGGCATGAGGGGCACGTACACGGGACAACGTACGGTATCGATCCTTCGGTACTGAAAGACGAAGGATACCACGAAATCGCTGAGCGCTACTACAAAGCGAGGCTTGAACAATGA
- a CDS encoding tyrosine-type recombinase/integrase: protein MGTRSRIENLQERIKLRSGLSEETPETDDYPQISDEDAEALLEFSKQLDLLSSEYSDYRHEKLLRHCVIMAEQVGGLAESLEDRDTAEDIVRWINTERSTEDYAEETNHDYRVAIRIFGKRTLKRDEVPEPLAWIPTGTSNSHDPTPRRSDMLEWEEAKNMADEGTNNKRDAALITVSYELGPRGEEMHEVRMGQVQDADNGLQIVLDGKQGEHSVTLINCGPYLQQWLADHPAPDDDEAYLWCNLDDPYDNASYQTFLERFKKAAERAGIDKPVTPTNFRKSNTYWLAKQGANESLINARQGRTKTSDHARRYLAEFGPENENKQYAELQGLEVETEKTKDRTPLTCPRCDKETPRDEPFCVWCHQAMEPEAVQELEEQEDEQRRKLLRIAQDNPELLETLEEMEPLIEALGGDAELIDTAASFTEAVE from the coding sequence ATGGGTACCAGAAGTCGAATCGAGAACCTCCAAGAGAGAATCAAACTCCGGTCTGGGCTCTCCGAGGAGACTCCAGAAACGGACGACTATCCTCAAATCAGCGATGAGGACGCAGAGGCACTCCTTGAGTTCAGTAAGCAGTTAGACCTCCTCAGCTCCGAGTATAGCGACTACCGCCACGAGAAGCTGCTACGGCACTGCGTCATCATGGCCGAACAGGTCGGTGGACTCGCTGAATCCCTCGAAGATCGGGACACTGCAGAAGACATCGTCCGCTGGATCAACACGGAGCGAAGTACCGAGGACTACGCCGAGGAGACGAACCACGACTACCGCGTCGCAATCCGAATCTTCGGTAAACGGACGCTGAAGCGCGACGAAGTTCCCGAGCCACTGGCGTGGATACCAACAGGGACGAGTAATAGCCATGATCCGACCCCACGTCGGTCAGATATGCTGGAGTGGGAAGAGGCGAAGAATATGGCGGACGAAGGAACGAATAATAAACGAGATGCGGCTCTCATCACTGTCTCATACGAACTCGGGCCACGTGGTGAGGAGATGCACGAAGTTCGAATGGGCCAAGTGCAGGATGCGGATAACGGTCTACAAATCGTTCTTGACGGGAAGCAGGGCGAACACTCGGTCACCCTGATCAACTGCGGCCCGTATCTCCAACAGTGGCTCGCCGATCATCCTGCGCCAGATGATGACGAAGCCTACCTCTGGTGTAATCTGGACGATCCCTACGACAACGCCTCATACCAGACTTTCCTCGAACGATTCAAGAAGGCAGCCGAGCGGGCGGGGATCGACAAACCCGTGACGCCGACCAATTTCAGAAAGTCGAACACCTATTGGCTGGCCAAACAGGGGGCTAACGAGTCGCTGATCAACGCCCGTCAGGGACGTACCAAGACGTCCGATCACGCGCGTCGGTACCTGGCTGAGTTCGGCCCCGAAAACGAGAACAAACAGTATGCTGAACTCCAAGGACTTGAGGTTGAGACTGAGAAGACGAAGGACAGGACTCCCCTGACTTGTCCTCGATGTGACAAGGAGACGCCCCGGGATGAGCCCTTCTGCGTCTGGTGCCATCAGGCAATGGAGCCTGAAGCAGTCCAGGAACTGGAAGAACAAGAGGATGAACAGCGACGAAAGCTGCTCAGAATCGCCCAAGACAACCCCGAGCTCCTCGAAACACTCGAAGAGATGGAACCACTCATTGAGGCACTTGGCGGCGATGCAGAATTGATTGATACTGCAGCAAGCTTCACCGAAGCGGTTGAATAA
- a CDS encoding cytochrome c biogenesis protein CcdA produces MLDWALGGTVGWAFAAGVMTFFAPCSYPLLPGYVGFYVAQQETDAPLAGVAARGAAAGLGVFSVVAVISAAAVFVDGSQLEYISVFEPLVGVVFLLAGVAVLSGVSSPVSVPLPKRRASVLGFWVFGAGYGLAAVACLAPVFLSVLVQGLALPAPEATLVVGAYGGATAGLLTLATVAIAVGVDTWEDRTGWLMRHSKQIAGVLLVAAGIGQLLLAASDYGGF; encoded by the coding sequence ATGCTTGACTGGGCGCTCGGCGGGACGGTCGGCTGGGCGTTCGCGGCCGGTGTCATGACGTTTTTCGCCCCGTGTTCGTACCCGCTGTTGCCCGGCTACGTCGGGTTCTACGTCGCCCAGCAGGAGACGGACGCGCCGCTTGCCGGCGTCGCCGCTCGCGGCGCGGCGGCCGGGCTTGGCGTCTTCTCGGTCGTTGCCGTCATTTCAGCGGCTGCCGTCTTCGTCGACGGCTCGCAGTTGGAGTACATCAGCGTCTTTGAGCCGCTTGTCGGCGTGGTCTTCCTGCTCGCCGGTGTTGCGGTGCTTTCGGGCGTCTCCTCGCCCGTCTCGGTTCCGCTGCCGAAACGCCGCGCGAGCGTGCTCGGCTTTTGGGTGTTCGGGGCGGGCTACGGGCTCGCAGCGGTTGCCTGTCTGGCCCCGGTGTTCCTTTCGGTGCTCGTGCAGGGACTGGCGTTGCCCGCTCCCGAGGCGACGCTTGTCGTCGGCGCATACGGCGGCGCAACGGCCGGACTGTTGACGCTGGCGACAGTCGCTATCGCTGTCGGCGTCGACACGTGGGAAGACCGGACAGGCTGGCTCATGCGACACAGCAAACAGATCGCCGGCGTCCTGCTCGTCGCCGCCGGCATCGGTCAGCTGCTGTTGGCAGCCTCGGACTACGGCGGGTTCTAA
- a CDS encoding minichromosome maintenance protein MCM encodes MSIMQETIEELVQFFRDYYPDEIGQLAMRFPRDQKSLYVDFDDVYRFDPDLADDLREQPERMLEAFEEALSHYDLPVDVDIGGAHVRIYNLPTTLDVEQVSRHSNIGTLLDIRGQVQKVSAVKPRIQTAVFECQRCSTRTEIPQTGEQLQEPHECSGCERQGPFVLAEKSSDWVDHQYARIQQPPERTKGGEGETIDVHLEDDLIREFEAGDRITLTGMLDIETPDRNQSRAFDTTVDAQAVIREESDYEDIDVKTYRDEITAIASGEEGDPYELLIDSINPEHKGDEDIKLAIALQMFGGWSRGGRVRGDSHILLLGDPGCGKSTFLQAVDDLAPRSTYASGKGATAAGITAAAVADDFGESEWGLEAGALVLADGGIACLDEIDKVPKKAVSSMHDALESQRVRVNKAGINATLNSRTALLAAGNPSEGRFDPYQPRAQQIDLGPTLMSRFDLMFMVSDSPDVDSDREVVEHMIRSRRAAAKQELGEELTEKEQRSIEPAIPKRILRAYIAYAKNEVTPYLPQGNSEARDYLQQEFLKLRLANEDDESSPVPVTFRQEEAIERLAEASARVRLDDEVTKGDVDRALGLVRKSMEQVGIDPETGEFDADVVETSQSKSQRTRRKRVLAIIEDKQGTTVEEVAEIIDETEKRVRNDVQSLKNRGQVYELDGEVRPT; translated from the coding sequence ATGTCCATCATGCAAGAAACCATCGAGGAACTGGTACAGTTCTTCCGGGATTACTACCCGGATGAAATCGGACAGCTTGCGATGCGGTTCCCGCGGGATCAGAAGTCGCTATACGTAGACTTCGATGACGTATATCGATTTGATCCAGATCTTGCGGATGACCTGCGTGAGCAACCAGAACGGATGTTAGAGGCCTTCGAGGAGGCGCTTTCTCACTATGATCTTCCTGTCGACGTTGATATAGGGGGTGCACACGTTCGCATCTACAATTTGCCGACGACCCTCGATGTTGAGCAAGTCTCGCGACACAGCAATATCGGAACGCTCCTCGATATCCGCGGTCAGGTACAGAAAGTCAGTGCGGTTAAGCCACGAATCCAGACTGCCGTCTTCGAATGCCAGCGCTGCTCTACCCGAACCGAAATTCCGCAAACGGGTGAACAGCTACAGGAACCTCACGAGTGTTCAGGTTGTGAACGGCAGGGGCCGTTCGTCTTGGCTGAGAAATCGAGCGACTGGGTTGACCACCAGTATGCGCGGATCCAGCAACCGCCAGAGCGAACGAAAGGGGGCGAAGGTGAAACGATCGACGTTCATCTCGAAGACGATCTGATCCGGGAATTCGAAGCCGGCGATCGGATCACGCTTACTGGAATGCTTGATATCGAAACTCCGGATCGAAATCAGTCTCGGGCGTTCGATACTACGGTAGATGCCCAAGCCGTCATTCGTGAAGAAAGCGACTACGAGGATATCGACGTCAAGACCTATCGCGATGAGATTACCGCCATCGCTTCCGGCGAAGAAGGAGACCCGTATGAACTGCTCATCGACTCGATTAACCCGGAACACAAAGGAGACGAAGATATCAAACTCGCGATTGCCCTGCAAATGTTCGGTGGATGGTCACGCGGTGGCCGGGTACGTGGAGACTCCCATATTCTCTTGTTAGGAGATCCTGGCTGCGGTAAGTCGACTTTCCTCCAGGCGGTAGACGATCTCGCCCCCCGTTCTACGTATGCCTCCGGCAAGGGAGCCACAGCAGCTGGAATTACGGCTGCTGCGGTAGCCGACGACTTCGGCGAATCAGAATGGGGACTTGAGGCTGGAGCGCTCGTCCTCGCAGATGGTGGGATCGCCTGTCTCGATGAGATTGACAAAGTCCCGAAGAAGGCCGTCTCGTCGATGCACGATGCGCTTGAGAGCCAAAGAGTTCGGGTGAACAAAGCCGGAATCAATGCTACCCTGAATTCTCGAACTGCTCTGCTTGCCGCAGGGAATCCATCTGAGGGTCGGTTCGATCCGTATCAACCACGTGCTCAACAGATCGACCTAGGTCCAACGCTAATGAGCCGGTTCGATCTGATGTTCATGGTCTCCGACTCGCCCGATGTAGACAGTGATCGAGAAGTGGTCGAACATATGATCCGCTCGCGACGAGCGGCAGCAAAGCAGGAACTTGGGGAAGAACTCACGGAAAAAGAACAACGGAGTATTGAACCGGCAATCCCGAAAAGGATTCTTCGAGCGTACATTGCGTACGCGAAAAATGAAGTTACACCGTATCTGCCTCAGGGAAATAGTGAAGCGCGGGACTACCTCCAGCAGGAATTTCTAAAGTTGCGACTCGCGAACGAGGACGATGAGAGCAGTCCTGTTCCAGTAACGTTTCGGCAGGAGGAAGCGATCGAGCGGCTTGCTGAGGCTTCCGCACGAGTTCGTCTCGATGATGAAGTTACCAAAGGCGATGTCGATCGGGCGTTAGGCCTCGTGAGAAAGTCGATGGAACAGGTCGGTATCGACCCTGAAACAGGAGAATTTGATGCGGATGTTGTTGAGACGAGCCAGTCGAAGAGCCAACGGACACGCCGGAAGCGAGTTCTTGCGATTATCGAAGACAAGCAAGGAACCACGGTAGAGGAGGTCGCGGAGATCATAGACGAAACAGAAAAGCGAGTCAGAAACGACGTTCAGTCTCTGAAAAATCGTGGTCAAGTGTACGAACTCGATGGCGAGGTACGGCCTACGTAA
- a CDS encoding tyrosine-type recombinase/integrase produces the protein MTGRGFKPLKLDQIQVFEEAAKDADNPIRTLTGRLLLHTGMRNGEFNHMRPWWVLEKNGNYRIDIPRREECVGGAGEAGFGNQNQFDLSDRGKPCSKCRNRPHREDNRWTCKTRSSDRTIPINSEQEDLIDLLKWWKEGYDYLPLSHRSVNYHLKQLAEEAGLNRKVTAHDLRHTHGTMLARMDWTAVQIMDRLGHGSIQMPRKYITYTAQASRDLVEEKYDMDNL, from the coding sequence ATGACGGGAAGAGGATTCAAACCACTCAAGCTTGACCAGATTCAGGTCTTCGAAGAAGCGGCGAAAGACGCAGATAATCCGATTCGGACGCTAACGGGCCGTCTACTCCTACACACTGGAATGCGCAATGGCGAGTTCAACCACATGCGCCCGTGGTGGGTACTCGAAAAGAATGGAAACTACCGGATCGACATTCCGCGGCGAGAGGAATGTGTCGGCGGTGCTGGTGAAGCCGGTTTCGGGAATCAGAATCAGTTCGACCTGAGCGACAGGGGCAAACCCTGCTCAAAATGTCGAAATAGGCCCCACCGCGAAGATAATCGGTGGACGTGCAAGACGCGATCCTCCGATAGGACAATCCCGATCAATAGCGAGCAGGAAGACCTAATCGACCTCCTCAAGTGGTGGAAAGAAGGATACGACTACTTACCACTTTCTCATCGATCAGTGAATTATCACCTCAAGCAACTTGCTGAGGAAGCCGGCCTCAATCGGAAAGTGACAGCACACGATCTCCGTCATACGCACGGAACGATGCTGGCACGAATGGACTGGACAGCGGTTCAGATAATGGACCGTCTTGGTCATGGATCGATCCAGATGCCTCGGAAGTACATCACGTATACTGCCCAGGCATCTCGTGACCTGGTCGAAGAAAAATACGACATGGATAATCTATGA
- a CDS encoding TlpA family protein disulfide reductase — protein sequence MQRRTVLGGLAGAATLAVGGWAARRGPTAGDSVGNAAGDEDGDGSGGVPAQIETIDAPGSEAGSLVLEEEYPLVVTFFATWCSSCSREMSDLTAAHAEVGDQVPFLSLTGEVVGRSVSRAEVADWWREHDGAWSLGLDPDSQVMNQFSVIGIPSVVLVDADGEVVWSDSGHVDTDALVAEAATVADNA from the coding sequence ATGCAACGCCGGACGGTGCTCGGCGGACTCGCTGGCGCAGCTACCCTCGCCGTCGGCGGCTGGGCGGCCCGTCGTGGACCCACAGCGGGTGACTCCGTCGGTAACGCTGCGGGTGATGAAGACGGCGACGGGAGCGGTGGTGTACCGGCACAAATCGAGACTATCGACGCCCCCGGGAGCGAAGCCGGGTCCCTCGTGCTTGAAGAGGAGTACCCCCTCGTCGTGACGTTCTTCGCGACGTGGTGTAGCTCCTGTAGCCGAGAAATGAGCGACCTCACGGCCGCCCACGCCGAAGTTGGCGACCAAGTACCGTTCCTCTCGCTGACCGGCGAGGTCGTCGGCCGGTCGGTTTCCCGTGCGGAAGTCGCCGACTGGTGGCGAGAACACGACGGTGCATGGTCGCTCGGCCTCGACCCTGACAGTCAGGTGATGAACCAGTTCAGCGTCATCGGTATTCCGTCCGTCGTCCTCGTCGACGCTGATGGCGAGGTGGTGTGGTCCGATTCCGGCCACGTCGATACGGACGCCCTCGTTGCTGAAGCCGCTACCGTCGCCGACAATGCTTGA
- a CDS encoding SLC13 family permease codes for MVVLGLSDGTFVVFALIAVALVLFVTEVIPNDMTAVGIIVSLALLEPLTGVTPRNAISGFANTATITIVAMYMLSAAIQGTGIVQRLGVYLADFTQGNEKRALAATVVTTGPIAGFINNTPVVAVFIPMISDLAKKSGMSPSKLLLPLSYAAILGGTLTLIGTSTNLLASEFASTLIEDRGPIGMFEFTALGLVILVIGIIYLMTIGWRLTPARIPAEADLVEKFDLEDHLTKLQVRPGSAPEGLTISELEERTEATVRVLQIRREDGTVYVATDTDQRIQDGDVLTVHGSLQAVNQFRENQGLRQLVHEDVTEETFTQAETDGVLEKAVVPEASQFVGETLAEARLKEFHRTTVLAIRREGELIRSGLNEIRLKPGDLLLVQTTPNSTQYFIESGDLVVIDEDAFDRMAEADIDDIAPLSPKTPIAVAIMIGVVATAALGVTPIVIAALGGVFMMVLTGCLSTADAYDAVSWNIIFLLAGVIPLGIALDETGGSEVIAEVLVASDAFLPLLGVLLLFYLVTGLLANVITPVATVVLMIPVAVEAAAELGANEFSFLLAVMFASATSFMTPVGYQTNLMVYGPGGYEFTDFLKVGGPLQFLLAVVTTFGIFQIWGL; via the coding sequence ATGGTCGTTTTGGGGCTCTCAGACGGGACGTTTGTCGTCTTTGCGTTGATTGCCGTCGCGCTCGTGTTGTTCGTGACCGAGGTGATTCCCAACGACATGACAGCGGTCGGGATAATTGTCTCGCTTGCGCTGTTGGAGCCCCTGACTGGCGTCACGCCACGCAATGCGATCTCAGGGTTTGCTAACACCGCGACGATTACCATCGTGGCGATGTACATGCTGAGCGCGGCCATCCAAGGAACAGGCATCGTTCAGCGGCTTGGTGTCTATCTCGCCGACTTCACACAGGGAAACGAAAAGCGCGCACTCGCCGCTACCGTCGTCACGACCGGCCCTATCGCCGGGTTTATCAATAACACGCCGGTCGTCGCGGTGTTCATCCCGATGATCTCGGATTTGGCTAAAAAGAGCGGGATGTCTCCCTCAAAGCTACTGCTGCCGCTGTCCTATGCGGCCATTCTCGGCGGGACGCTCACGCTAATCGGTACCTCAACGAACCTGTTGGCGAGCGAGTTCGCAAGCACGCTCATCGAGGATCGCGGTCCGATTGGGATGTTCGAGTTCACCGCGCTTGGACTGGTGATTCTGGTGATTGGTATTATATACCTTATGACAATTGGCTGGCGACTGACACCCGCACGGATCCCAGCTGAGGCCGATCTCGTTGAGAAGTTCGATCTTGAAGACCACCTCACGAAGCTCCAAGTCAGACCCGGCTCCGCACCCGAGGGGCTGACCATCTCCGAGCTCGAAGAACGGACAGAGGCAACCGTCAGAGTACTTCAAATACGTCGCGAGGACGGTACTGTGTACGTCGCAACGGACACCGACCAGCGGATCCAGGACGGGGACGTGTTGACAGTCCATGGAAGTCTGCAGGCGGTCAATCAGTTCCGCGAGAACCAAGGGCTGCGACAACTCGTCCACGAGGATGTGACTGAAGAAACATTTACCCAGGCCGAAACCGATGGCGTGCTGGAAAAAGCAGTCGTGCCTGAAGCGTCACAGTTCGTCGGGGAGACACTAGCCGAAGCACGGCTCAAGGAGTTTCACCGGACGACGGTGCTTGCCATCCGGCGAGAGGGCGAGCTGATTCGGAGTGGACTAAACGAAATCCGACTCAAGCCAGGGGACCTGTTGCTCGTCCAAACAACGCCCAACTCGACCCAGTACTTCATCGAGTCCGGTGATTTGGTCGTCATTGACGAGGATGCCTTCGACCGGATGGCCGAAGCGGACATCGACGACATCGCGCCACTGTCACCGAAGACCCCCATCGCTGTCGCAATCATGATAGGGGTCGTCGCCACGGCGGCATTGGGGGTTACGCCGATCGTCATCGCCGCGCTTGGGGGTGTCTTCATGATGGTGCTTACCGGCTGTCTCTCGACGGCCGACGCCTACGACGCAGTCTCGTGGAACATCATTTTCCTGCTTGCAGGTGTGATACCGTTGGGTATTGCGCTCGATGAAACCGGCGGGTCGGAGGTCATCGCCGAGGTCCTCGTCGCCAGCGATGCGTTCTTGCCGCTTCTCGGGGTCCTGCTGCTGTTTTATCTCGTCACGGGACTGCTCGCGAACGTCATCACGCCGGTCGCGACAGTAGTGCTGATGATTCCAGTAGCAGTCGAAGCGGCGGCCGAGCTCGGGGCCAACGAGTTCTCATTCCTGCTGGCGGTGATGTTCGCCTCCGCGACCTCCTTTATGACGCCCGTGGGGTATCAGACGAACCTGATGGTTTACGGGCCTGGCGGCTACGAGTTTACCGACTTTCTGAAAGTTGGTGGACCGCTACAGTTCCTACTCGCCGTCGTCACGACGTTCGGCATCTTCCAAATTTGGGGGTTGTAG